A window of the Pogona vitticeps strain Pit_001003342236 chromosome 4, PviZW2.1, whole genome shotgun sequence genome harbors these coding sequences:
- the LOC110070625 gene encoding adenosine receptor A3-like translates to MCGNGSSGNPNSTAWSPGFVGEVSKLALMVVLVIAITLGNLLSLLVFLCLKPFRTSQGYLKASLALADLAVGLIIVPYSVYREANGLFFGTKQQETGPSDQLACLLTGPIFAGCTFVSISTIFLLSLERSVAVLQPLQRKRVITKRRTLWLILASWALSFSLAVIPLLSAPDITLQYSPCNKMCSYSFPPDKLPEPRWNVMLLYPVFDFSLLSGTFAINAVTFATLHRYCKMRTQLGEEQLSSSRLSFSDITAAKTIGILTFAFSVSFIPIAVFVVGSVAGHQWCQFSFYAFWILTSNSCWNVAIYSVWDPKFRQGLRELFTKPVLTAATLPPSCSLEVHSSAPAYVADLKQMFCPDRI, encoded by the coding sequence ATGTGTGGAAACGGCAGCAGCGGAAACCCCAATTCGACAGCCTGGAGCCCGGGATTTGTCGGCGAGGTCAGCAAGCTAGCGCTCATGGTTGTCCTGGTCATTGCCATCACCCTCGGGAATCTGCTGAGCCTCCTCGTTTTTCTCTGCCTCAAGCCATTCAGAACATCCCAAGGCTACCTGAAGGCTTCTTTGGCCCTGGCTGACTTGGCCGTGGGGCTCATCATCGTGCCTTATTCAGTTTACAGGGAGGCGAACGGGTTATTCTTCGGCACAAAGCAGCAAGAGACGGGTCCATCTGACCAGCTTGCCTGCCTCctcactggccccatctttgcaggCTGTACTTTTGTCTCAATTAGCACCATATTTCTGCTCTCGTTGGAAAGGAGCGTTGCAGTGCTTCAGCCCCTGCAGAGGAAACGAGTCATCACCAAACGCAGGACTCTGTGGCTCATCCTGGCCTCCTGGGCCTTGAGTTTCTCCTTAGCAGTGATCCCTCTGCTCTCTGCCCCTGACATCACTCTCCAGTACAGTCCCTGCAACAAGATGTGTAGCTACTCTTTTCCTCCAGACAAGCTACCTGAACCCCGCTGGAACGTCATGCTGCTGTATCCAGTCTTTGATTTCTCCCTTTTAAGCGGTACCTTTGCCATCAATGCAGTCACTTTTGCTACCCTCCATCGATACTGCAAGATGCGGACGCAACTAGGGGAGGAGCAGCTGAGTAGTTCCCGACTCTCCTTCTCAGACATCACTGCTGCCAAGACCATCGGCATCCTGACCTTTGCGTTCTCAGTCTCCTTCATACCCATTGCTGTATTTGTGGTGGGCTCAGTGGCTGGCCACCAGTGGTGCCAGTTTTCCTTTTATGCTTTCTGGATCCTCACTTCTAATAGCTGTTGGAATGTGGCCATTTATAGTGTTTGGGACCCCAAGTTCCGTCAGGGGCTCCGGGAACTGTTCACCAAGCCAGTGCTGACAGCAGCCACACTGCCTCCCAGCTGCTCCCTGGAGGTTCACAGTTCTGCCCCTGCCTACGTGGCAGACTTGAAACAGATGTTTTGCCCAGACAGAATTTGA